From a single Brassica napus cultivar Da-Ae chromosome C9, Da-Ae, whole genome shotgun sequence genomic region:
- the LOC106417159 gene encoding uncharacterized protein LOC106417159: MVLEDFDMEEDSLPDLELSYLPTELINTSTCPPVIIANDRQLQNFVGFVQKFVSTRLCVTSKAKVENLNEPDFVLNKSPADSTPVFVERQCEKKKEKISRVEVDEDAYHADTMISAKEDIHKMSKFSVLNVVKKGQLFENKTLLKATFEICAMKHNFHYEVIKMDRQLWYVRCDDNACNWCIRAECLKDSAYFIIKKYVSEHTCAPSSKTKPGRTGSAKTIGSLIMHMYEGVKEGPKCNDIIQIMLMDHGCEITKSLAWDAREYAVNAVRGIPERSYGKIPKYLHMLREANPGTHSSYEIDSKGRFRYLFIAFGQSIRGFNRVIRRVIVVDGTFLKNKYKGVLLVATAVDGNSNLYPLAFGVVDSENENSWEWIMRQLNIVIADDHHLAFISDRHAAIAKALETVYPTAKHGICIHHLLNNVVTYYHGKGLVGLVAKAAKVYRIAEFEKIFANVCNISPAIGKYLRDAEVQKWARCQFSGYRYDIRTTNPAESINSALRSPREYPIIPLLESIREMLTRWFYNRKKHILKHNHPLTIDVEKKIERRTEKGKRFAVYPVSDGRLLVRGVKIDCLVDLDRRTCSCGKYNLMKIPCRHAIKAGFHVGRQPHTLTDLFYTTEAWREAYHESINPIAVPEDAWSMPEDVVVVNVLPPESRKSVGRNRKRRYETVEDKIRSSQTS; encoded by the exons ATGGTTTTGGAGGattttgatatggaagaagatagcTTACCCGATTTGGAGTTGAGTTATCTACCTACGGAGTTGATCAATACATCAACTTGTCCacctgtgatcattgcaaatgATCGACAGCTTCAGaattttgttggttttgttCAAAAGTTTGTTTCTACTCGATTGTGTGTAACATCTAAAGCCAAAGTTGAGAATCTGAATGAACCAGACTTTGTTCTTAACAAGTCGCCAGCTGATTCAA CTCCTGTGTTTGTTGAGAGGCAGTgcgagaaaaagaaagaaaagattagcAGAGTCGAAGTTGATGAGGATGCCTATCATGCTGATACCATGATCTCAGCCAAAGAGGACATACATAAGATGTCAAAGTTTTCTGTGCTCAATGTTGTTAAGAAGGGACAATTGTTTGAGAACAAAACTTTGTTGAAGGCGACTTTCGAGATATGTGCAATGAAGCATAACTTTCACTACGAGGTTATCAAAATGGATAGACAGCTTTGGTATGTTAGATGTGATGATAATGCATGCAATTGGTGTATTCGAGCAGAGTGTTTGAAGGATTCTGCATATTTCATTATCAAAAAGTATGTCAGTGAACATACATGCGCACCTTCAAGCAAAACCAAACCGGGTAGGACTGGTTCGGCCAAAACTATAGGTAGTCTGATTATGCATATGTATGAAGGGGTTAAGGAAGGGCCGAAATGCAATGATATAATACAGATTATGCTTATGGATCATGGCTGTGAGATCACGAAATCTTTAGCATGGGATGCTCGTGAATATGCGGTTAATGCTGTTAGAGGTATACCAGAGAGAAGTTATGGAAAAATACCGAAATACTTGCACATGCTGAGAGAGGCTAATCCGGGTACACATTCATCGTATGAGATTGACAGCAAAGGGAGATTTCGGTACCTGTTTATTGCATTTGGGCAATCGATACGAGGATTTAACAGAGTCATAAGGAGGGTTATTGTGGTTGATGGCACTTTTCTGAAGAACAAATACAAAGGAGTTCTATTGGTTGCAACTGCTGTAGACGGAAATTCTAATTTGTATCCTCTTGCATTCGGAGTAGTCGACTCAGAGAATGAAAATTCTTGGGAATGGATTATGAGACAACTAAATATTGTCATTGCTGATGATCATCATTTGGCTTTCATTTCGGACAGACATGCGGCCATTGCTAAGGCGCTTGAGACTGTGTATCCAACAGCTAAACATGGTATTTGCATTCAtcatttgttgaataatgtgGTAACATATTACCATGGGAAAGGACTTGTTGGGTTGGTTGCAAAGGCGGCCAAGGTTTATAGAATTGCTGAGTTTGAAAAGATATTTGCTAATGTGTGTAATATCAGTCCGGCAATTGGAAAATACCTAAGGGATGCTGAAGTCCAAAAGTGGGCAAGATGTCAATTCTCTGGATATAGATATGACATAAGGACAACAAACCCTGCCGAATCCATCAACTCTGCTTTGCGTTCGCCGAGAGAGTATCCAATCATTCCCTTGTTGGAAAGTATCAGGGAAATGCTGACTCGGTGGTTTTATAACCGTAAGAAACATATTTTAAAGCATAATCATCCTCTTACCATAGATGTGGAGAAAAAGATTGAAAGGAGAACCGAGAAAGGCAAAAGATTTGCTGTTTACCCTGTCAGCGATGGTCGATTGCTTGTTAGAGGTGTTAAAATCGACTGCTTAGTTGATTTGGATAGACGTACTTGCTCATGTGGGAAGTACAACCTGATGAAGATACCTTGTCGGCACGCAATTAAAGCTGGTTTTCATGTTGGCAGACAGCCACACACATTGACTGATTTATTTTACACTACAGAAGCTTGGCGAGAAGCTTATCATGAAAGCATCAATCCTATTGCTGTTCCTGAGGATGCTTGGTCCATGCCAGAAGATGTTGTCGTGGTCAATGTGCTACCACCAGAGTCAAGAAAATCAGTTGGAAGGAATAGAAAACGCAGATATGAAACTGTTGAAGATAAAATTCGGTCATCGCAAACATCATAA
- the LOC106402189 gene encoding uncharacterized protein LOC106402189, producing the protein MAIAENDLKFSGKLVDSFICRQLITSKLHEKWLVFARTPLRFSLLEYHVVTGLKITRETNSDVVKWKNDGGFWSNLLHTGGKITLQSIRKVHLQEFHTWTRLDRMRLIYLCVIVGVVMGRDEKVSIPHMYIKLVMDFDKVRKFHWGLHSYDFLLISIEKARKKLGKKESYIFEGFSYALQIWIMEAIPDFGEILGRRVSDSFKVTGNGDVFLDADYTRKGEIEDERVDLVLERIRNKYDWSSTDWPVLDPEETKMEEPDCHDRGSEADKSVNHTDVVADEESSSVKVAGKGKRKFLDEGAETRKKKVLCKRSAEKYLTFGPETNSFTEGLIRTSVTSLGDVLSMQMANMERVFTERMGKMEIEVSQLRDAISLTGEGSYPSKKEAEEAPLNIKAKKAPPKSKGAQAPPKSKGAQAPSKRKGDQPTPTKKDGKKIATKTNDFDFGLSTQDLRDLSQATFVEGFDLSQVKVETSSKSKPLNMAPLQWNDEQIDRTKEDSPDAALVFFREEDWEKVRTWSTFSTRLRIGPATLDFEIANRLMDKFEWVNSLEIDAEMYVFRERHL; encoded by the exons ATGGCTATTGCCGAAAATGATCTCAAGTTCTCCGGGAAACTAGTGGATAGCTTCATATGTAGGCAGCTGATTACCTCAAAGCTGCATGAGAAGTGGTTGGTTTTTGCGAGGACGCCTCTCCGGTTTTCGCTTCTGGAGTACCATGTTGTGACAGGCCTCAAGATTACACGGGAAACTAACAGTGACGTAGTGAAATGGAAAAACGACGGGGGTTTTTGGAGTAACCTACTGCACACAGGTGGTAAGATCACCTTGCAGTCGATCAGAAAGGTTCATCTACAAGAATTTCACACCTGGACTCGGCTTGATAGGATGAGGTTGATCTACTTGTGTGTAATAGTGGGTGTGGTGAtggggagagatgagaaggtgTCCATCCCTCATATGTACATCAAGTTGGTGATGGATTTTGACAAGGTTCGGAAGTTCCATTGGGGTCTTCACTCGTATGATTTCCTGCTGATTTCGATTGAGAAGGCTAGGAAGAAGTTGGGTAAGAAGGAGAGCTACATTTTCGAGGGTTTCTCCTATGCTCTCCAGATTTGGATTATGGAGGCAATTCCTGATTTTGGAGAAATATTAGGCAGAAGAGTCTCAGACAGCTTCAAAG TGACTGGTAATGGTGATGTGTTTCTAGATGCTGACTATACAAGGAAGGGTGAGATTGAAGATGAACGAGTGGACCTTGTTTTGGAGAGGATCAGGAACAAGTATGATTGGAGCAGCACAGACTGGCCAGTTTTAGACCCTGAAGAAACTAAAATGGAGGAACCCGACTGCCATGATAGAGGGTCAGAAGCTGATAAGAGCGTGAATCATACGGATGTTGTAGCAGACGAGGAAAGCTCTTCGGTTAAGGTTGCAGGAAAAGGCAAGAGAAAGTTTCTTGATGAAGGAGCAGagacaagaaagaagaaggtgCTGTGTAAGCGATCAGCAGAAAAGTATCTGACTTTTGGTCCTGAAACTAATAGTTTCACTGAGGGTCTTATCCGCACATCTGTCACTTCATTGGGAGATGTGCTCAGTATGCAAATGGCGAATATGGAGAGGGTGTTTACAGAGAGGATGGGGAAGATGGAGATTGAGGTTTCACAGCTCAGGGACGCAATCAGTTTGACTGGTGAAGGAAGCTATCCTAGCAagaaagaagctgaagaagctcCACTAAACATCAAAGCCAAGAAAGCTCCACCTAAGAGCAAAGGCGCTCAAGCTCCACCTAAGAGCAAAGGCGCTCAAGCCCCATCTAAGCGCAAAGGCGATCAACCTACTCCAACAAAAAAG GATGGGAAAAAGATTGCTACAAAAactaatgattttgattttggattgAGTACACAAGACTTGCGGGACCTGTCCCAAGCTACATTTGTTGAGGGTTTTGATCTGTCTCAAGTGAAAGTTGAGACCTCAAGTAAATCAAAACCGTTGAACATGGCTCCACTGCAGTGGAATGATGAGCAAATAGATCGAACCAAAGAAGACTCGCCAGATGCCGCGTTGGTGTTTTTCCGTGAAGAGGATTGGGAAAAAGTTAGAACTTGGTCAACTTTCTCCAC ACGTCTACGGATTGGACCTGCCactttagattttgagattgCTAATCGTCTTATGGATAAATTTGAGTGGGTTAATAGCTTG GAGATTGACGCTGAAATGTACGTATTCCGGGAGAGACATCTTTGA